The nucleotide sequence GCGATCTTAAAAAAACTAAAATTTCCCAAACTCCAAGCCCAAAAAGGCTCTAAAAGCTCGTTTGCTCTATCTTCACAAACTCCTATTTCAGTCTTTATGCCGCTATCTTTTAAAATTTGCTCACCGCCTTTTGCATTTTCGCTGTTGTCGGCTGCTCCTATGATGACTTTCTTAAATCCAAGCTCTTTTAACAAATTCGCACAAGGCGGCGTACGTCCTTGATGTGAGCAAGGCTCAAGCGTTACATAAGCAGTCGATCCATTTAGCAAATTTGAATGATTTTGCATTATAAAACTATAAAGTTCGTTCGGATCTTTTATCACATCAAAATCTTGCTTAAAAGCTGGGTTTTTAACCTCTAAAGCATATTTTAGTGCGTTTAACTCAGCGTGTGGCATTCCTGCTTTTTCATGAGCGTTTATAGATAAAATTTCACCATTTTTATCTGTTATAACACACCCAACAGCGGGATTAGGATACGTGAGAAATTGAAATTCCCACGCTCTATCTATAGCTATATTCATATAATATTCATTACACATCTTAATCTTTCTTTTATAAAATCAATTCCTTATTATAGTCAATTTGTAATTAAAAGCTACCTTAAACGGTAGTTTTGATTCTCTCTGGCTAATTTTTGCATATCTTCAAAATTCTGCTTACTTAACCATAAAAGCTCATCAAATTTAAATCCAAGCATAACTATACGATAGAGTTCTGGTTTGTTTTTTCTCCAATTATATAAAGTTTTTACATCGATTTTAAGGATACCTGCCATATCTCTTTTGCTTAGTTTTCTTTCCATACTCATTCCTTGAAATATAAGAATAAAATTTATCAAAAATCGCCATCTTTTACAACAAAGTAAATATTACTATAAATTATAATATATCTATAGAAATATTACTATGTTTTATTTTAATAGACGAATGTATATATTTATAAAAAAATTGAGACTAGATAAAAGGTGTAAAATTATGGAGTATGTAATACATTGTGAAAGTATCTGCGGAGAAAAAAGATACTTTATAATTCAAGATAAATTTAGCACTCTGCCATATATAGTAAGGAGCGGCGGAGTTATCTACAAAGTAAAGAAATACATGAAAATAAACGAAAAAAATGCAAAAATTGAAGATAAAATTATGGAAAAAGTTTATCGCTCAAACTGCTTTTTTTACGATATAAATACTCTTTATGCAGAGAAAAATTTATGGCAAGAAGTTGAGTGGTAAGCTACCACTCGATATAGGTTTTAGCCTTCTTTATGTTTTCAAATTTAACTTCAATCATATCGTCATTTTGGCTATTTATACATATATAATCATCTTTTAGAGATACTATCTTGCCTTTAATCTCGGTCTTATCATTTAGTATAATTTTAGCAAACTCGCCTATACTAAGCTTAAAATGCTCTATCTTACTAAGTTTTCTCTCAAGTCCTGGACTTGAAACCTCTAAAATCCACTCTCCACTAACTGGTGGCATTACATCATAAATAGGCGAAAGGAGTTTGCTCAGCATTTCACACTCTTCTAAGCTTACACCATCTTTTTTTGTTATATAAACCCTATATATAACTCTACCATTTTCATTTACGACTTCTGTATCATACAGATCAACTCCACATTGCGATACTAAATTTGATAAATCTGTCATTTTTTACCCTTTTCAAGCTCATCAGAAACCTTGCTAAATAGCTTATCAATGTGATTTTGATACTCTAGCCTATCATCAAATTTGAAATGAAAATTTGGAGCTTTATACCAACCTTCAGCGCTCATACAGTGATTTTGT is from Campylobacter fetus subsp. testudinum 03-427 and encodes:
- the ribD gene encoding diaminohydroxyphosphoribosylaminopyrimidine deaminase / 5-amino-6-(5-phosphoribosylamino)uracil reductase (bifunctional~Pfam match to PF00383.18 dCMP_cyt_deam_1) encodes the protein MCNEYYMNIAIDRAWEFQFLTYPNPAVGCVITDKNGEILSINAHEKAGMPHAELNALKYALEVKNPAFKQDFDVIKDPNELYSFIMQNHSNLLNGSTAYVTLEPCSHQGRTPPCANLLKELGFKKVIIGAADNSENAKGGEQILKDSGIKTEIGVCEDRANELLEPFWAWSLGNFSFFKIALTQNGIASGGIISNLKSRTHSHKLRSLVDMLVIGGNSVRTDRPLLDTRLVKNGKNPDILLYSKESKFDKTIPLFNVASRDVIISNSLDAAFERKFVMFEGGENALLNLDKRVKWLLIYRSNEFKVGKAISLNLKIKIMHTSKFENDELLWCKILD
- a CDS encoding putative protein (DUF150 domain) (Pfam match to PF02576.13 DUF150) yields the protein MTDLSNLVSQCGVDLYDTEVVNENGRVIYRVYITKKDGVSLEECEMLSKLLSPIYDVMPPVSGEWILEVSSPGLERKLSKIEHFKLSIGEFAKIILNDKTEIKGKIVSLKDDYICINSQNDDMIEVKFENIKKAKTYIEW